CAGGAGCCACCTCCTCTTCCTCCACCGGGCATGGTCTATATCCCAGGTGGAACGACTCAAATTGGGTCAGAGAATGGCATGCCGCATGAGCGGCCGGTTTTCCGTGCTCGTGTTCAGCCGTTTTTTATGGATATCTCTCCGGTCACGGTCGGATCGTTCCGGGAATTTGCCTTGGCAACGGGGTATGTGACGCAAGCCGAATCATTCGGGGATGCGGGCATCTTCAATGATTCAACCAGGCAGTGGGAACTCAGACCGGGTGCATACTGGCAGTGGCCATTGGGTCCTGATTATCCACCAGCTCCCGATGATCATCCGGTTACGCAGGTATCGTGGAATGATGCAGTTGCGTATGCGGAATGGGCGAATAAGCGGCTTCCCACTGAAATCGAATGGGAACACGCCGCCCGCCAAGGTAGCAGCGGTCAATACGCTTGGGGGGACCAGCTTGTAGAGGATGGAGAATACAAGGCGAATGTGTGGAATGGCCGATTCCCCAGGTTCAATACCAATGCAGATGGATATGCAGCCACATCACCGGTGGGGGCATTCGGGGAAACACCTGCAGGACTCGTTGATATGGGCGGGAATGTATGGGAGTGGACCGCAGATTGGTATCGATCCTATGCGGACCGGGATCAGGAATTCCAGCCAAATTCCAGTAGCGAGAAGGCGCAGCGTGGGGGCAGTTTTCTGTGCGAGCCGGGCTGGTGTCATGGCTATCGGGTCTCCGGGCGTAGTCACTCAACACCGGAGACGGCGCTCTATCATGTAGGATTTCGTCTGGTCAGGGACATCACCCCTTAGTCAGATGATGATCAACTGCTTCGATCGCAGTGGTCAGACGTTGGTCTTGGGTTCCACAGATCGGAACTGTATTCAAAGAATGGGTTTTGGCCTCAGCCATCAGGAGTGCGTGCGAGCGTAAGCGCTCTTGTGGGCTCGCCCGTTGACCGGGATCGGGTATCCAAGGGATATCCGGTTCCATAAACAGGTAAAGTCCCGACTGATGAAGTTTGGCAGCACGCTCGATCGAGGGTGGACATTCACCGAAGTAGATGCGCTGGTACATACATGTGGTGAAAAGGTCGGTGTCTACAAACAGGACTCTATGAGCTTCAGGTTGCAGGGAGGCAACCAGATCCACGTGTCCTTTGGCAATCACATGCACATCGGCCTCATCGGGAAGTGCCCCTTTCTCGTCAACAAACAGCCTCAGGTATTCGGCAGCCCAGATCGTGTTGTAATGTTTTGCCAGTGCGGCTGCGAGCGTGGTTTTGCCGGTTGATTCAGCCCCCATCAGTACCACGGTAGTCACACGATTAGAATTCATCAACAAGCGTACTACGAGCACTGATGATGAAATGGAATTCCATCCCTCTAATGGGACAATCCCCACTAATTCTCTTTGACACAATCTTGCATTTCAGGTCTGATATAGCTTTTACAGTAGAGCTATTTCTGCTACTTAACATTGCAGTGAATTGGCCATGTACTTTGAAGTTTTCCAAAAACATGGCTGCCAACTTATGGTAGCGAAGAGTTCTGATAAGAATGGCTGGTAGGATAAAATAGGGGGCGACCGAATTGGTAGTAATAATCAAGTGGACGGGATCTTTGTCTCCAGTTATTCGCTCAATACCGAAATTGCTAGTAGCAATCCCATTCGGTCGAGGATTCGTATAGCAGGACGGGTGAACAGAGTCATCCATGGAGGAGGTACTCGCCAGCCGATGTCAGAACGATTGCAAATAGAATTAATCAAAATGGTGCCGCTGCAGCATAGATCATCAGAAGTAGTGCAATTCTTCAGAACCATCGTAGATTAGGCGGGATTTCTATCGGATAGTTTTTTTCGGTCCGATATAAACAACGTAAAGAGGCTTTCCCGCCTGAATAGGCCATGAGAAATGCAAGCGGATTGGCATGGTGTAGTTAATCTTTCCGTGCCATGTACAGGATAGTCTACGGATCTGAAGATTTCGATCACTGAATCTTAGTTCTTCTCGAAATTGACGCTTTTCAGAATCCGAGGAATCCGAGAACCACGCCCTCCCGCCGGTGAAGTAGTCATCATAGATTCTGTGCCCCTCGCCAGTACGATTGCCGTCTGCGTCGTAGGCCCGTACCAGTGAGTGCAGAATATTCAGGAGTCTTTGAATTCTATCGGATGCACTCTTGGAAAAAGGTAATCTAAA
This window of the Rhodothermaceae bacterium genome carries:
- a CDS encoding ATP-binding protein, whose amino-acid sequence is MNSNRVTTVVLMGAESTGKTTLAAALAKHYNTIWAAEYLRLFVDEKGALPDEADVHVIAKGHVDLVASLQPEAHRVLFVDTDLFTTCMYQRIYFGECPPSIERAAKLHQSGLYLFMEPDIPWIPDPGQRASPQERLRSHALLMAEAKTHSLNTVPICGTQDQRLTTAIEAVDHHLTKG
- a CDS encoding formylglycine-generating enzyme family protein — its product is MERLTCILFVCVAFSACSQEPPPLPPPGMVYIPGGTTQIGSENGMPHERPVFRARVQPFFMDISPVTVGSFREFALATGYVTQAESFGDAGIFNDSTRQWELRPGAYWQWPLGPDYPPAPDDHPVTQVSWNDAVAYAEWANKRLPTEIEWEHAARQGSSGQYAWGDQLVEDGEYKANVWNGRFPRFNTNADGYAATSPVGAFGETPAGLVDMGGNVWEWTADWYRSYADRDQEFQPNSSSEKAQRGGSFLCEPGWCHGYRVSGRSHSTPETALYHVGFRLVRDITP